CGCGAGCAGCGCTTCCGGCTTTTGCGTCGGATGAACCTTGTCGCCATTCTCGTCCTTCAGGCGCTCCGATCCGGTGCAGATCGGGAACAGCCAGTCGGATCGCATCTGGAGATCCTCGTTTGCCGCCTTCAGCGCCTCGTAGTTGAAGGTATAACCCTTGGCGTTCTGGTCGCGCGAGGCCCAGATCATCGTCTCGTGCGCGTTCTGGAAGCGCCGTCCGCGGAAGTTCGGCATCGGATTCGTCTTGCGCCAGATCACGTCATTGAGAATCCAGAAGCCGAGATCCTGCAGGCTCGTGCCGACGCGAAAGATGTTGTGATAGGAGCCGATGACCCAGATCGTACCGTTCGGTTTCAGCACGCGGCGCGCGGCGAGCAGCCAGGCGCGGGTGAACGCATCATAGGCGGCAAAGGAATCGAACTGGTCCCAGTGGTCGTCCACCGCGTCGACCTTCGAATGGTCGGGCCGGTGCAGGTCGCCGTCGAGCTGCAGGTTGTAGGGCGGATCGGCGAATATGACGTCGACCGACTTCTCCGGCAGACGCTCGAGCGCGGCGACACAGTCACCCTTGATGATGGTGTCGAGACAGGCGTCGATGGAGGACGATTGAACGGACTTCGCGGCGGCGCGAGCCGTGGAGGCGAGACGAACGACAGACATGATACACCCGAATTACGCGGTACTCTTCGGGGGTCATGGTTACCCAACACGGTTAATGCCGGGTTAGCGGAAAGGGAAGTTTCCGATCATTCAGGGCGTGTCGTAGGGGCCTTCGTCGAAACCGGCTATGACCTGGAGATTCGGCGAGGTCGGCGCGGGCACCACAACCTGGTCGTCCTTGTAGATGAACTGGACCGCATCCCCGGTCGGCGGCACGCTGACCGTGATCTTGCCGAGACGCGAATAGGGAAGGTTCTCGCCCTGCTTGACCGCAACGCGGACCGGGAGTTCGAGGCTGCCGCTTCCTCCGGCGCCCTTGGGGCCCCACACGACGCGTCCGGCGGCGGCCACCTGCATGTAGAGATTGCCGCCCTCGTACTTGCAGGACCGGGTCACGTCCGTGATCGTCGCCTGGTAAATGATATGGTCCGGATCGTCCTTGTGCCCCTTCGCATAGGTCTTGAGGATGGCGGTGCCTTCAAGCAGCGTCACGCGCGGGCAATAGGCGCGCAGGTCCGCGGCGCTCAATTCCTCGTCTCCGGCCTTGGAAGTCGAGAGCGTATCGCCGACCTTCATGGACTGACACGAAGCCAGTGCGACAAAACCGAGAAGGGCACCGAAACGCGCCGCGCGAACTGTCATAGCGAAACTCATGGCCAACCCGTGATCGATAAACCCGTTGCCTGCCGGCACATCCTCGAAAACGAGATTGGCGACAATGCGCCGGCGGGCCGCACCATCCATAGCTTTGCACGGTTCGTCAATGGCCGGAGGTCCCCTTCCCCGCATCGGGGTTTGAGAGTGCGCGGTTTTCGGGTAAGCACCGCGCGACAATTGCGCTTGAAGCGCCGACCAGAACGAGAGCATTGACGTGAAATATATCTCGACCCGCGGCCAGGCACCCGTCCTCGGCTTCTGTGACACGATGCTTGCAGGGCTTGCAAGCGACGGCGGCCTCTATGTCCCCGAAACATGGCCGCAGTTCTCCGCCAGTGAAATCCACGCCCTGCGCGGCAGGTCCTACGCGGAAATCGCCGTGACCGTGATGTGGCCCTTCGTGGAGGGCGAGATAGACCGCGCCACCTTCGAAGGGATCGTCGCCGAGGCCTACGGCACGTTCCGCCACGAGGCCGTGTGTCCCCTCGTGCAAACCGGCGCCAACGAGTTCGTGCTGGAGCTGTTCCACGGCCCGACACTCGCCTTCAAGGACGTGGCCATGCAGCTTATCGGGCGGCTGATGGACCATGTCCTTGCCGGGCGCGACGAGCGCGCGACCATCGTCGGCGCGACATCGGGCGACACCGGAGGCGCAGCCATCGAGGCATTCGCCGGACGCGAGCGGACGGACATCTTCATACTGTTCCCCAAGGGCCGCGTCTCGCCGGTGCAGCAGCGGCAGATGACCAGCAGCACGGAAGCGAATGTCCACGCGCTCGCCATCGAAGGCAATTTCGACGATTGCCAGGGGCTCCTGAAGGACATGTTCAACCATCCGGCATTCCGGCAATCGGTGAAATTGTCCGGCGTCAACTCGATCAACTGGGCGCGCATAATGGCGCAGGTGGTCTACTACTTCACCTCGGCGCTTTCCCTCGGTGCACCGGACAGGCCGGTATCCTTCACCGTGCCCACGGGCAATTTCGGCGACATTTTCGCCGGCCATGTCGCCAGACAGATGGGCCTGCCGATCGAATGCCTGGTGATCGCGACCAACGACAACGACATTCTCGCGCGCACGCTCGAGACGGGCACATACGAGATGCGCGGCGTGGTCAAGACGACCTCGCCATCCATGGACATTCAGGTTTCCTCGAATTTCGAGCGCCTGCTGTTCGACGCCAGCGGCCGCAAGGCGGAGGAAGTTCGCTCGGCGATGGCAAGCCTCAAGCAGTCAAGCCGCTTCGACCTTGCCGGGCAGACACTGTCGACTATCAGGGCCGGTTTCGATGCGGGCACGGCGCATCTCGCCGAGAGCGCAGCGACGATCCGGGAAATCCGCGAGAAATCGGGCTACCTGCTCGATCCGCACACTGCGGTCGGCGTGCATGTGGCGCGGCAAAAGGTCCGGGGTGCCGCGCCGATGGTGGTGCTGGGGACGGCACATCCGGCCAAGTTCCCGGAAGCCGTAAGGGAAGCTTGCGGCATCGAGCCGGAGCTGCCTGCCTGGCTCGGAGACCTGATGGAGCGTCACGAAAATTTCACGGAGCTTCCATCCGACCTAAAAATAGTGGAAGATCACATTTCGCGGCACGCGCGCGCTACCCGGTGAACGCGCGGCCATCGGAGGAAGCGTAAAGCCGGCGCGGCGCCGGCCCAGGGAGTTTGTGTATGACAGTAGAGACGACGCGTCTCTCGAACGGCATTACGGTTGCCACACAACGGTTCGGGCATGTGGAAAGCGTATCGCTCGGCGTGTGGATCAAGGCCGGATCGCGCAACGAGCTGGAAAACGAGCATGGTATCGCGCACATGCTCGAGCACATGGCATTCAAGGGCACAGTGCGGCGCGACGCGCGCACGATCGCCGAGGAAATCGAGAATGTCGGCGGCGAGATCAACGCCGCGACAAGCGTCGAGACAACCTCCTACTTCGTCCGCGTCCTGAAGGACGACGTCCCCCTCGCCCTCGATCTCCTCTCCGACATTCTCCAGAATTCCAAATTCGACACCGATGAGCTGGAGCGCGAGAAACACGTCGTGCTGCAGGAACTGGGTGCTGCCGACGACACGCCGGACGATGCGGTGTTCGACCGCTTCACCGAAGCGGCCTTCCGTCACCAGCCCATAGGGCGCGCCATTCTCGGAACGCGCGAGACGATTTCCTCTTTCACGCCCGAACAGATCCGTACATATATCGACCGCGAATATTGCGGCGAGCGCATGGTCATAGCAGCGACCGGTGCGATCGATCATGACGCCTTCGTCCAGCTCGCCGAGCGCTATTTCGGCTCCATACAGACAAAGCCGAAGGGCAAGGCCGTGTCGCTTGCGCACTACGTCGGCGGCGACTATCGCGAGCACCGGCAGTTGCAGGACACCCAGTTCCTGCTCGGCTTCGAGGGCCGCGCCTACCACGTGCGCGATTTCTACGCCTCGCAGGTGCTCGCCATGCTTCTCGGCGGCGGCATGTCTTCACGCCTTTTCCAGGAAGTGCGCGAGAAACGCGGCATCTGCTACTCGATCTACGCTTTCCACTGGGGCTTCTCGGATACCGGCATCTTCGGCATCCACGCGGCGACCGAGCCGGGAGACCTGGATGAGCTGGTTCATCTCGTGCTGAAGGAGCTGTGTCGCGCATCGGAGGACATCGAACTTTCCGAGCTGGAACGGGCGCGGGCGCAATTCAGGGCCGCGCTGCTGATGTCGGGCGAAAGCGCCCCGGCGCGCGCAGGCCAGATCGCCCGCCAGATCCTGCTGTACGGCCGGCCCATTCCGAACGAGGAACTGCTTGACCGGCTCGACAAGCTGACGGTGGCGCGCCTGCGCGATCTCGCCGGGCGACTGTTCACCGCGTCGGCTCCGACCGTCTCGGCCATCGGCCCTGTCGACCGCCTCATGGACATCGAATCCATTCGATCGGAACTCATGGCTGGCGCAGGGTCCGACGGCTATGTTGGTCGGCGTGTCGACGCGCGTCTCGCGGTCGGCTAACCCGTCGTCAACGACCGAACCGGTGCCGGAAATGATTGCTTTCCCATTTCGCGGAACGCGCCAACAGGTCATAGCCGGCACGCGAATCCACCTGCGCCACCCCGACATCACCGATCATGGCGAGTGGGTGGCGCTGCGGGCCGAGAGCGCGGAATTCCTGAAACGCTGGGAACCGGTCTGGCCTGCCAACGATTTCGACAAGGTCGCGTTTCGCGGGCGTATCCGCCGCTACAACAGGGAAATCGCGGCGGGCACAGGCTATCCCTATTTCATCTGCGACAAGCAGGACGGCCGCATCCTCGGCGGCATCACCCTCGGCAATGTGCGACGCGGCGTCGCACAGAGCGGCCAGATCGGCTACTGGATCGGGGTTCGCTACCAGGGCCACGGATACATGAGCGAGGCGCTCGGGCTGTTGTGCGAACAGGCGTTCACGACTTTCGGGCTCCACCGCCTTGAAGCTGCCTGCATTCCCGACAATACACGCTCGATCCGTGTGCTTGAACGGACCGGGTTCGAACGCGAGGGCTATTTGCATTCCTATTTGAAGATCAATGGCATTTGGCGCGACCATGTGCTTTACGCTCGCATCAATCCGCACCACGAGCGTGGTGGCGCGACGGTGAAACTGGGTGAAAAGGCTTGAAGGCGACGGACCAGATAAATCGGCACCGCGAAGGTTTCGGCCTCCTGCGCTTCTGCGCGGCCTTGGTTGTCGCCGTTGCCGCATTCCTGACCGTTTTTTCCGTTCCGGCAACCGCGCTGGAAGCGATATCGATCGGTCGCAACGAGGAAGCCCTCGACCTGTCGCGCGCCGTGACCATCTACCGAAATCGCGGCGAGACCTTCCGCATATCCACCGCGCCGGGCATCGACGGCATCGTGCGGACGATCGAGGTCCAGGCCACGCAGCAGGACACGGACGGCCACTGGGCCGTCTTCGCGCTGGCAAACACGACCGAAACCCAGATCGACCGGCTGATCGTCGCGCCGCATTTCCGGCTCGTCGGCTCGGGCTTCTTCTGGCCCGATCTCGGCTCGAAACGCATCGTGGCGATAACCCCGAGCGAGGGCTTCGCGCTCGACCGGGTCGACAGCCCAGATGCCGACATCTTCTCGATCACGCTCAATCCGGGTGCGGTCGTCACCTTCGTCGCCGAACTCGCCTCGCCCGATCTCCCGCAGGTCTATCTGTGGGAAGCCGACCAGTACAAGGACATCGTCAACTCCTACACGCTCTATCGCGGAATCGTGCTGGGAATTGCCGGGCTGCTCGCCCTGTTCCTCACCATCATCTTCGTGGTGCGCGGAACCTCGATGTTCCCGGCCGCGGCGGCACTGGCCTGGGCCGTGCTCGCCTATATCTGCGTGGATTTCGGCTTCATCGACCGCTTTTTCGACGTCCAGCCCTCGGAAATCCCGCGGTGGCGGGCGCTCAGCGAGGTTTCGCTCGCGGCGGCACTGGCCCTCTTCCTGTTCACCTATCTCAACCTGAACCGCTGGCACGAACATCTGAGCTACGGCGCCATCGCCTGGCTTCTGGCCATCACCGCGCTCGGTGCGCTGGTGTTCTACGATCCCGCGCTTGCTGCCGGCATTGCCCGGCTGACATTGGCGGCCAATGCCGTGTTCGGAATTGCGCTGATCGCGGCATTTGCCTGGCGCGGCTTCGATCGCGCCATCATGCTGGTTCCTGCGTGGGCGCTGCTGATCGCCTGGATCGTCGCCGGCTACATGACCGTCTCCGGCCGGGTGGACAACGACATCATCCAGCCGGCGCTGGCCGGCGGACTTGTGCTGATCGTGCTGCTGATCGGCTTCACCATCATGCAGAACGCGTTTTCCGGCGGCGCATTCCAGCAGAACCTGCTGTCGAACGTCGAGCGCCAGGCCCTCGCAGTCAAGGGATCCGGCGGCATAGTCTGGGACTGGGATGTCAGCCGCGACCGGCTGTCCACGACGCCGGACCTCGCCTCCGTGATCGGGTTCGCGCCGGGCACATTGCAGGGGCCACCGAAAAGCTGGCTGCCGTTTATCCATTCGGACGACCGCGACCGGTTCCGCGTGACATTGGACGCGGTGATCGAGAAGCGCCGCGGCAAGATCGACATCGCGATACGCCTGCGCGGCCCCGACAATCACTACAGCTGGTACGCCGTGCGTGCTCGCCCGGTCGTGGGCGCCGACGGCCAGGTGATCCGCTGCATCGGCACCATCATCGACGTTTCGGACCAGAAACGCGCCGAAGAAAGGCTGCTGCGCGACGCGGTGCACGACAACCTGACAGGGTTGCCGAACCGCGAACTGTTCATGGACCGGATTCGCAACGCGATCGCACTCGCCCATGTCGACGATTCGATGCGCCCGACGGTGCTGATCATCGACATCGACCGTTTCCGGCAGATCAACGAGTCGATCGGCATGGCTGCGGGCGACACCCTGCTGATCACGGTCGCCAGGCGGCTGCGCCGCCTGCTCAGACCGCACGACACGTTGGCCCGCATTTCCGGAAACCAGTTCGGTATCATCCTGCTGTCCGAGACCGAGCCCGGAAGGATCGCCAGCTTCGCCGATGCAGTGAAGAACACGATCAAGGCGCCGATTTCCTTCGCTGAGCGCCAGATCATCCTGACGACCTCCATCGGCCTGGCAACGTGGACCCAGGCGCGTGCGCAGGACGAGGACCTGTACGGCGACGCGGAACTGGCGCTGTTCCAGGCGAAGCGCTATGGCGGCGACCGGGTCGAACCGTTCAGACCGGCCTTCCGCACCTCGGGCTCCGACAAGCTGCAACTGGAGTCAGACCTCAGGCGCGCCATCGAGCGCGGCGAGATCACCCTCCTCTACCAGCCGATCGTGGACGCCCGGACGATGAATGTCGCCGGTTTCGAGGCGCTGATGCGCTGGAACCATCCGCGGCGCGGCGAAATCCAGCCGTCGGAATTCATCGCCATCGCCGAACGATCCGACCTGATCGTCGAACTTGGCGATCATGCGATCGAACTGGCCATGCGCAAGCTGATGGACTGGGACCTCGCCCTGCCGGACGCCGACCTTTTCATTTCCATCGACGTATCAAGCCAGCAGGTGATGACGCGCGATTTCGCCGACACCATTTCCGGCATGAAGGCGCGCTTCAACTCGCGCCGACATACGCTGCGACTCGAGATTACCGAAACAGTGCTCATGCAAAATCCGGAGCACAACGCACGTGTTCTGGGGCGTGTGAAGGATCTCGGGATCGGACTTGCAATGGACGATTTCGGTACCGGCTATTCATCGTTCGCCTATCTGTCCCATTTCCCCTTCGACACGATCAAGATCGACCAGTCGCTGATTCGAAACGACTGGTCGCAGCGCGATGTGCTGCTGGAGTCTGTCATCCTGATGGCAAACAATCTGGGCCTGTCGACCGTCGCCGAAGGCGTGGAGGCCAAAGAGGACGTCGAGCGCCTGCGAGGGATGGGGTGCCGCTACATTCAGGGCTTCGCCGCCGGCGTGCCGCTGACAGCGGAGGCGGCGACCGAGCTCGTTATGGAACAAAGCCCCGTCATCACCAACGACGATGCCGCCGCCGAATAGGCGGCGCCGGCAACCGTCAGGCGTGGCCGCACTCCGTAACGAAATGCGCCGGCTGGATTCCGGACGAGCGAAGCAGCCGCTCGTACTTGGTCTCGTGATCCATGTCGAACACCAAGGCGGAATCGGCTTCAAGCGTCAGCCACGAATTGTCGAGTATCTCGCTTTCAAGCTGTCCCGGTCCCCAGCCCGAATAGCCGAGCGCGACCGCGGACTGCCGCGGGCCGTGCCCGTTGGCGATCATGCGCAGTATCTGCGTGGTCGAGGTCAGAAAGACCGAATCGGAAATCGGAATGGTGGATTCGCCGCAATAGTCGTTCGAATGCAGCACGAAGCCGCGATGCTCGTCCACGGGACCGCCCATGCCGATCGGCGCGTGCGCGACATTCGACGGGATCGAGGGAACGCCGCTTTCCTCGAACACGTCAGTCTGCTCGACCAGATCCCAGAACGTCATGTCGCGGGGCTTGTTGATGACGAATCCCATCGCGCCCTCGTCGTTGTGGGCGCAGATATAGATGATCGTCTGAGCGAAAAACGACGCGGAAAGCCCGGGCATGGCAACGAGGAACTTGCCCTCGAATTGCCCCGAATCCGCCTGATATTTCCGCCTCATCAGAATTTCCATGGGCGAGAGGGTACCATCGCTTTCGAAATTGGTCAGCATTTTTGTTACCAGCTCCGCATCAGTGGTTTGCTGCCCGGTGGCAAAGAACGTAGGGATGGCGTTCCGGAAAACCGCCCGTGCCGCAAACCGCTTATGACCAGGAAACGAACATGACAATCCCGGCGAACACAAAGTCGACATGCATTGTTGCCGTATTGCTCGCGGTCTGGACACAGGCCGCGGAGGCGGGCGCGTCGGCCTGGCAGGACACTGAAGGTGCGCGTCTGCGCATCATTACCGAGGCATGGGAACCGGGCACGGAGAGCCTGCGCGGCGCGTTGCAGATCGAGCTCGAACCCGGATGGAAAACCTATTGGCGCGAACCGGGATCTGCCGGCATACCACCGAGCATAAATGCGAGCGCAGGCGCGGAACGGGTCACGCTTCATTTTCCCGCACCCGTCTGGGTGGACGACGCCTATGGCTCATGGGCCGGGTACAGGCAACCGGTCTCGCTTCCCCTGACGCTGGAACTCGAGAAGGGAGCCAGCGATGTCGTCCTGGACGTATTCCTCGGCATTTGCCGCGATATCTGCGTGCCTGTCAGCGCCAGTTTCGCGGTACCACTCGAAAGCCCTTCGGGTGCCACCCTGCAGACCATCCAGGTCGACACCGCCTTTGCAGGGCTACCGGACGGCAACACGGAAAGGCTGTCGATCGGCGAACCGTCATGGACAGCCGACGGGTTACTCGAGATCCCGGTCAACCACGCGCCGAAGGATGCCGACGGCGACACGCAATTGTTTCTCGCCGCCGGTACCAATCGCGGCTTCAGGAAGCCCGTCCCCGTTTCCGCAAGCGCCTCCCGGACCGTATTCCGCGCCGAACCTCTTTTCGATCCTGCCCAGGTCGGCACGCTGGAACTTGTCGTAACGACACGGCGCGGACCGGATTCGGCGGAAACAGTCATCGCGGTCGCGGCGCCGAACGGCTAGTATCCGGTTCACCCCTTCCCCGCCCCGTGCATGTCTCACGGGGCGGAACACACCCACGGAGGTAACAATGCCCATCAAGATCGGCGACAGCATCCCGTCCCTGACACTGCAGAAGATAACGGACGACGCACCTGCCAGCATCACGACCGAAAGCCTGTTTGGCGGCCGCAAGGTGGTCGTTTTCGGCGTGCCCGGCGCCTTCACGCCGACCTGCACGCGCAACCACCTGCCGGGATTTGTCGAGAACCGCGAAACAATCAGGGCAAGCGGGATTGACGAGATCGTGTGCGTGTCCGTCAACGATCACCACGTCATGAAGGCGTGGGCGAAAGACCGCGATGCGCTGGGCAAGATCACCTTCATCGCGGATTGGGATTGCGCCTTCACCAAGGCGCTCGGCCTGGATGCCGATCTGAGCGCCGGCGGCCTCGGCGTGCGCTCGCTCAGATACTCGATGATTGTCGACGACGGCGCCGTCACCGCGTTGAACCTGGAGGACAATCCGGGCCAGGCGACCGTCTCGGGCGCAGCAGCGCTTCTGGAAATGCTTGGCGATTAGCGCGTTCAGCGCTTGAAGGGCTTCATGCCCTCGCGCGCCAGCTCGTCGGCGCGTTCGTTTTCGGGGTGTCCGGCATGGCCCTTGATCCAGTGCCAGTGGATTTCGTGGCGGCGTGACAGTTCGTCGAGCTCCTGCCAGAGCTCGGCGTTCTTGACCGGCTTCTTCGCCGCCGTCTTCCAGCCATTGCGTTTCCAGCCATGAATCCAGCCGGAGATGCCGTCCTTCACGTAGGAGGAGTCGGTATAGAGCTCTATGCGATGCGGTCCACCCTTCAGCGCCTCCAGGGCGCGGATCGCCGCCAGAAGTTCCATCCGGTTGTTGGTGGTCAGCGCCTCGCCGCCATTCAGCTCCTTCTCGACGCCATTGTAGCGCAGGATGGCGCCCCATCCGCCGGGCCCGGGATTTCCGGAACAGGCACCGTCGGTGAATATCTCGATCTTCTTCGTTTCGCTCATCGGTCGAGCCCGTATTCGGTGACCGAGCGGATCGCTTTGTGAAACCGCATTCTGGCCAGATATTCCAACGGGTCTTTCTTGACGACAAGCGATCCTTCCGGCGTCATCACCCAGTCATACAGGCGCGTCAGCATGAAGCGTAGCGCCGCGCCCATGGACAGGATCGGCAGCGCCGCGATCTCCGCGTCGGAAAGCGGCCGCGTGGCATTGTAGGCGGCGAGAAGCGCCCTGCCCTTCGTCAGGTTGAAGGCATGGTCACGCTCGAAACACCAGGCGTTCAGGCATACCGCGAGATCATAGACAAGCGCGTCGTTGCAGGCGAAATAGAAGTCGATGAAGCCGGACAGGCTGTCGCCCAGGAAGAAGACATTGTCCGGAAACAGGTCGGCATGGATCACGCCCTCCGGAAGGTCCCGCGGCCATTCCGCCTCGAGCCGCTCCAGCGACGCCTCCGTCTCAGGTCGAAGGGCCGGATCCAGCGCGTCCGCATGATCCTTCGACTTCTCCCAGAGCGGGCGCCAATCCTCCAGGGTCAGGCTGTTGCGGCGCGTCAGTCCGAAGCCCTCGCCGGCAAGATGCATCTCCGCCAGTCCCCTGCCGACCTCGGCGCAATGAACCGGCATTGGCCGGCGCAGCCATATGCCTTCGAGAAAGGTCACCATCGCGGCCGGGCGACCGGCAAGCTCGCCGAGTGTCCCGCCGTCGCGGCGATGCACCGGCAACGGGCAGGACACGCCGCGCTCCGCCAGGTACTGCATCAATCCGAGGAAGAACGGCAGGTCGTCCCGGTTCACGCGTTTCTCGTAGAGCGTCAGGATGAACTGCCCGGTCGTGGTATGGACGAGGAAGTTCGAGTTCTCGACGCCTTCGGCGATGCCGCGATAGGATTGCAGTTCGCCAACGTCGTAGTCCGAGAGAAAGGCGCGGAGCTCTGCCTCGGTGATGTCGGTGTAGACCGCCATGGATCAGTTCTCCGCCCCGTTGAGGAAGGCCATGTCGGCCGGCTCCAGCGCGGTGTCGCGCAAATCGCGCATGACCGGGAAGTTCTCGGTCTCCTCGACCGTCAGCGCGATGTCGACGGTGACGTCGAAACGATCGCGAAACGCATCGATGATCTCCTGGACGACGATTTCCGGCGCCGAGGCGCCGGCGGAAATACCGATGGTGGACACCCCCTGCATGCGCGTCCAGTCGATTTCGCTCGCGCGCTGAACCAGAACGGCATCGGCGGCGCCGTGGCGGCGCGCCACCTCGACGAGGCGGCGCGAATTCGACGAGTTCGGCGCGCCCACGATCAGGAACATGCCGGTGCCCGGAGCCGCCTTCTTGACTGCTTCCTGGCGATTGGTCGTCGCATAACAGATCGATTCCGACGACGGCGCGGTGAGATTCGGGAACCGTCGCTCAAGTGCCGCAACGATGTCGGCCGTATCGTCGACCGACAGCGTCGTCTGCGTGACATAGCCGAGGTTCTCCTCGTCCGGCACGTCCAGTCCGGACACCTGCTCCACCGTCTCGACCAACGTAACGGCACCTTCGGGCAATTGTCCCATCGTACCGACGACCTCCGGATGGCCTGCATGGCCGATCAGCAGGACATGACGGCCAAGGCGCTGGTGGCGCATCGCCTGCTTGTGGACCTTGGAAACGAGCGGACAGGTGGCATCAAGATAGAACATGTGCCGGCTCTCGGCATCCGCCGGCACCGATTTCGGCACGCCATGGGCCGAAAAAACGACCGGCCTCTCGCGATGGTCGCCAGGAATGTCCGAGAGTTCCTTGACGAAGATTGCGCCACGTTCGCGCAACCCGTCGACAACGAACCGGTTGTGCACGATCTCGTGGCGGACATAGACCGGCGCGCCGAATTTCTTCAGTGCCAGCACGACGATCTGGATTGCGCGGTCGACGCCGGCACAGAAACCGCGCGGTTCGCACAGGCGGATCGTCAACGGAGGCTTGTTTGGTGCGTTCATTCGGGAATTCCGGTTCGGTGCCGATTTGGAAGCCGGGCGCTGCATTGTCAAGCGCCCGCGGCCGCGCCGCGGCTCAACCGCGATAGCGCCGCCACAGGAATACGCCGACAACCCCGGCGAGGGCCAGTGCCAGCCCGTACCAGGTCGCCGCATATTGCAGGTGATTGTTGGGCAGGTCGATGTTGGTGACGCCGCCTATCGGCAGGTGCGCCGGGTCGTCGTACGGTCCCGCGTCCACGAACAACGGCACCACGGTCTCGGCCGCGAGCCCCGCCGCTGCGGTCATCGCGACAATATCCTTCCAGTGATACTGGTTCTTCGCGATATCGTTTTCCGGCACCAGGAATGACGGCTTCTCGTCGAGCGGCAGGCGGGCGAGCCCTGTCAGTTCCTGCTCGCCGGCCGCCAGGCTTTCCGGACGCGTCTCCGGCTCCTTGCGGTCATAGGGCACGAAACCGCGGTTGACGAAGAGAATGGCGCCGCCTTCCAGCCTTAGCGGCTGGTAGATGTTCCAGCCGGAAACGCCTTT
This portion of the Oricola thermophila genome encodes:
- a CDS encoding protein-disulfide reductase DsbD domain-containing protein — protein: MTIPANTKSTCIVAVLLAVWTQAAEAGASAWQDTEGARLRIITEAWEPGTESLRGALQIELEPGWKTYWREPGSAGIPPSINASAGAERVTLHFPAPVWVDDAYGSWAGYRQPVSLPLTLELEKGASDVVLDVFLGICRDICVPVSASFAVPLESPSGATLQTIQVDTAFAGLPDGNTERLSIGEPSWTADGLLEIPVNHAPKDADGDTQLFLAAGTNRGFRKPVPVSASASRTVFRAEPLFDPAQVGTLELVVTTRRGPDSAETVIAVAAPNG
- a CDS encoding peroxiredoxin, whose product is MPIKIGDSIPSLTLQKITDDAPASITTESLFGGRKVVVFGVPGAFTPTCTRNHLPGFVENRETIRASGIDEIVCVSVNDHHVMKAWAKDRDALGKITFIADWDCAFTKALGLDADLSAGGLGVRSLRYSMIVDDGAVTALNLEDNPGQATVSGAAALLEMLGD
- the rnhA gene encoding ribonuclease HI codes for the protein MSETKKIEIFTDGACSGNPGPGGWGAILRYNGVEKELNGGEALTTNNRMELLAAIRALEALKGGPHRIELYTDSSYVKDGISGWIHGWKRNGWKTAAKKPVKNAELWQELDELSRRHEIHWHWIKGHAGHPENERADELAREGMKPFKR
- a CDS encoding homoserine kinase, which gives rise to MAVYTDITEAELRAFLSDYDVGELQSYRGIAEGVENSNFLVHTTTGQFILTLYEKRVNRDDLPFFLGLMQYLAERGVSCPLPVHRRDGGTLGELAGRPAAMVTFLEGIWLRRPMPVHCAEVGRGLAEMHLAGEGFGLTRRNSLTLEDWRPLWEKSKDHADALDPALRPETEASLERLEAEWPRDLPEGVIHADLFPDNVFFLGDSLSGFIDFYFACNDALVYDLAVCLNAWCFERDHAFNLTKGRALLAAYNATRPLSDAEIAALPILSMGAALRFMLTRLYDWVMTPEGSLVVKKDPLEYLARMRFHKAIRSVTEYGLDR
- the ispH gene encoding 4-hydroxy-3-methylbut-2-enyl diphosphate reductase; translated protein: MNAPNKPPLTIRLCEPRGFCAGVDRAIQIVVLALKKFGAPVYVRHEIVHNRFVVDGLRERGAIFVKELSDIPGDHRERPVVFSAHGVPKSVPADAESRHMFYLDATCPLVSKVHKQAMRHQRLGRHVLLIGHAGHPEVVGTMGQLPEGAVTLVETVEQVSGLDVPDEENLGYVTQTTLSVDDTADIVAALERRFPNLTAPSSESICYATTNRQEAVKKAAPGTGMFLIVGAPNSSNSRRLVEVARRHGAADAVLVQRASEIDWTRMQGVSTIGISAGASAPEIVVQEIIDAFRDRFDVTVDIALTVEETENFPVMRDLRDTALEPADMAFLNGAEN
- a CDS encoding SURF1 family protein, producing the protein MNERTATHRERTGIPWLLILLSLVALAILVSLGNWQVRRLAWKQDLLATIDARIHADPVPLAEALERMRAGEDIEYLPVSVRGTFLPNGEQHVLSTWKGVSGWNIYQPLRLEGGAILFVNRGFVPYDRKEPETRPESLAAGEQELTGLARLPLDEKPSFLVPENDIAKNQYHWKDIVAMTAAAGLAAETVVPLFVDAGPYDDPAHLPIGGVTNIDLPNNHLQYAATWYGLALALAGVVGVFLWRRYRG